In a single window of the Agromyces sp. H17E-10 genome:
- a CDS encoding putative Ig domain-containing protein: protein MNAKRRLLAIVAAVALLAGVGLAPASIASAMPPQASDLVPPIIANTESGILRDLPTKYYQAVEDFENQAIRDVLDTHSLPDGDANAVRAWARDAVRSQEFMNLLGIISKPAAERTAGEALVYEWFQGVYQQQLVDQAQAALDQYLEWSGLTLETISLDPVPRLPDGGGYCDFHPPKALEEGTGEFGGVYDPSLLPQCQDSTGTTVACQLGPTGCPVPWPTVEQFEQWGRYLSQEDLWEDPVFPNLALESSVGVGLAAGMVATGAITAAARAYMAATESSTNLFAKVFPYAGRAGLKATTEGLKQAPKFATTAARASAGVVRAGGVAFVVGTIITALITIALESYTIYEHQQIPITLKKSLADAKATPPDLAALAAKESGVGALLTTFLSTTRIDVDVDCQLENDWNPYSAFPCANAPAPAVPVATDASFWVSSEVDGVTSGDFADAIYTVNPLDSQDAFTLNEQSRASGNGWFVVTKYDGSLPENVDAPTTAGATLQTLRLYYRDWEGAGKVAERVVVDDRPMFAISSLDSADVGGCTTAPATGGTPLCLTDTLRYVQPDGAKVSARIVAAGAAGPKVSAVVPARVVAGELFALSATAEATFGTPPFTYRWIVAGGQHIGPAVSASSQYAGNVEVYLEVADSQGNTTAETYPVLAAQKTTVTVKTWPAGDVPYGGTRKVWAAISPLKAQGTQCTWNQQTGELGCTSPTGAVQFFVDGRPLGDPVQVTQQYLEPCFTGGGCPWTWGDNVAYAPAIALPTTGMATGSTHEVTAVYYGDEKFVGATSQTLDLAIVKATPVVTLTSGSTYPSPDTPVTLTAKVQASDGSRGVPTGTVQFLEGNSLAPLAPPVTVDSAGNATLTDVELKFVNSLAVRYLGDQNFTEAVSGVTPIRFPVATSATVEPASSTVLAGSQVDLSITLLDELGEPIAGAPATVSPGGHTATTDAEGVASVSVTNDAIGEVTYAVSSGSATGLGSATVLYGSVPVIDDADATAEVGVPFSRTLSAEGVPAPAVSVGGLPDGLSFDASTGEVTGTPSGAGTTETPMTATNVLGSANATFSVTVHPAVAITTTGLPDGTATLPYDALAEAGGGLAPFSWSADGLPDGLVLDASTGAITGSTTMEGTTEVVLHVTDALGGTDSVALDLVLAPKPRPDLEVGLSVGRLVTGQTARYAVAVENAGNAVAEAPVVVRTTLDPGLRFIGLASVGWGCTTARQVVTCTRQVDLAAGSVATLELDVRVVTRPGSVTTDVTAVPVVDEIDTVDNLTALTTSVVSKSRR, encoded by the coding sequence ATGAATGCCAAGCGTCGTCTTCTCGCGATCGTCGCGGCGGTCGCCCTTCTCGCCGGCGTCGGCCTCGCGCCCGCCTCGATCGCGTCGGCGATGCCGCCGCAGGCCAGTGACCTGGTGCCGCCGATCATCGCCAACACCGAGAGCGGCATCCTGCGCGACCTGCCGACGAAGTACTACCAGGCCGTCGAGGACTTCGAGAACCAGGCGATCCGGGACGTGCTCGACACCCACTCGCTGCCCGACGGCGACGCGAACGCGGTGCGCGCGTGGGCGCGCGACGCCGTGCGTTCGCAGGAGTTCATGAACCTGCTGGGCATCATCTCGAAGCCCGCCGCCGAGCGGACGGCGGGCGAGGCGCTCGTCTACGAGTGGTTCCAAGGGGTCTACCAGCAGCAGCTCGTCGATCAGGCGCAGGCTGCGCTCGACCAGTACCTCGAGTGGTCGGGCCTCACGCTCGAGACGATCTCGCTCGATCCCGTCCCGCGTCTGCCCGACGGCGGCGGGTACTGCGACTTCCACCCGCCGAAAGCACTCGAGGAGGGCACCGGCGAGTTCGGCGGCGTCTACGACCCGAGCCTGCTGCCGCAGTGCCAGGACTCGACCGGCACCACGGTGGCCTGCCAGCTCGGGCCCACCGGATGCCCCGTGCCGTGGCCGACGGTCGAGCAGTTCGAGCAATGGGGGCGCTACCTCTCGCAGGAGGACCTGTGGGAGGACCCGGTGTTCCCGAACCTCGCGCTGGAGTCGTCGGTCGGCGTCGGTCTCGCCGCCGGCATGGTGGCGACCGGAGCGATCACGGCGGCAGCGCGAGCGTACATGGCGGCGACCGAGAGCTCGACCAACCTGTTCGCCAAGGTGTTCCCGTACGCCGGCCGAGCAGGTCTCAAGGCGACCACGGAAGGGCTCAAGCAGGCGCCCAAGTTCGCGACGACGGCGGCTCGCGCCTCTGCGGGCGTGGTCCGCGCCGGCGGGGTGGCGTTCGTCGTCGGCACGATCATCACCGCCCTGATCACGATCGCGCTCGAGTCGTACACGATCTACGAGCACCAGCAGATCCCGATCACGCTCAAGAAGTCGCTCGCCGACGCGAAGGCGACCCCGCCCGACCTCGCCGCCCTGGCAGCGAAGGAGTCCGGCGTCGGTGCGCTGCTCACGACGTTCCTCTCCACCACGCGGATCGACGTCGACGTCGACTGCCAGCTCGAGAACGACTGGAACCCCTACTCGGCGTTCCCGTGCGCGAACGCCCCGGCCCCGGCGGTCCCCGTCGCGACCGACGCGAGTTTCTGGGTGTCGAGCGAGGTCGACGGTGTGACCTCGGGCGACTTCGCCGACGCGATCTACACGGTGAACCCCCTCGACTCGCAGGACGCGTTCACGCTCAACGAGCAGTCGAGGGCTTCGGGGAACGGCTGGTTCGTCGTGACGAAGTACGACGGCAGCCTCCCCGAGAACGTCGACGCGCCGACGACGGCAGGAGCGACGCTGCAGACCCTCCGGCTCTACTACCGCGACTGGGAGGGCGCGGGCAAGGTCGCCGAGCGGGTCGTGGTCGACGACCGGCCGATGTTCGCGATCTCCTCGCTCGACAGCGCGGACGTCGGCGGGTGCACGACCGCCCCGGCCACCGGAGGGACCCCCCTCTGCCTGACCGACACGCTTCGGTACGTGCAGCCCGACGGCGCGAAGGTCTCGGCGCGCATCGTCGCAGCGGGTGCCGCGGGGCCGAAGGTGAGCGCGGTCGTGCCGGCACGGGTGGTCGCCGGCGAGCTGTTCGCCCTGTCCGCCACGGCCGAGGCGACCTTCGGCACCCCGCCCTTCACCTACCGGTGGATCGTCGCCGGCGGTCAGCACATCGGACCCGCGGTGTCGGCCTCTTCGCAATACGCGGGCAATGTGGAGGTCTACCTCGAGGTGGCCGACTCGCAGGGCAACACGACCGCCGAGACCTATCCCGTGCTCGCGGCGCAGAAGACGACCGTCACGGTGAAGACCTGGCCGGCGGGAGACGTGCCCTACGGCGGCACTCGGAAGGTGTGGGCGGCGATCAGCCCGCTCAAGGCGCAGGGCACGCAGTGCACCTGGAACCAGCAGACCGGTGAGCTGGGGTGCACCAGTCCCACCGGTGCGGTGCAGTTCTTCGTCGACGGGCGTCCCCTCGGCGACCCGGTGCAAGTCACACAGCAGTACCTCGAGCCGTGTTTCACGGGCGGCGGGTGCCCGTGGACGTGGGGCGACAATGTCGCCTACGCCCCGGCCATCGCGCTCCCGACGACCGGCATGGCGACGGGAAGCACCCACGAAGTGACGGCCGTGTACTACGGCGACGAGAAGTTCGTCGGCGCGACGAGCCAGACGCTCGATCTCGCGATCGTGAAGGCGACGCCGGTCGTGACGCTGACCTCGGGGTCCACCTACCCCAGCCCCGACACGCCCGTGACGCTGACCGCGAAGGTGCAGGCGTCCGACGGCTCCCGAGGCGTGCCGACGGGCACGGTGCAGTTCCTCGAGGGGAACTCGCTCGCCCCGCTCGCGCCGCCCGTCACGGTCGACTCGGCCGGCAACGCAACCCTGACCGATGTCGAGCTGAAGTTCGTCAACTCGCTCGCCGTGCGGTACCTCGGCGACCAGAACTTCACTGAGGCCGTGAGCGGCGTGACGCCGATCCGCTTCCCCGTCGCGACGAGCGCGACCGTCGAGCCGGCGTCGAGCACCGTGCTCGCCGGGTCGCAGGTCGACCTGTCGATCACCCTGCTCGACGAGCTCGGCGAGCCCATCGCCGGCGCGCCCGCCACGGTGTCGCCGGGCGGGCACACCGCAACGACCGACGCCGAGGGCGTCGCGAGCGTCTCGGTCACGAACGACGCGATCGGCGAGGTCACCTATGCGGTCTCCTCCGGGTCCGCCACCGGGCTGGGCTCGGCGACGGTGCTCTACGGCAGCGTGCCGGTGATCGACGACGCGGATGCCACGGCCGAGGTCGGCGTGCCCTTCAGCCGCACGCTGAGTGCCGAGGGCGTACCCGCTCCCGCCGTCTCGGTCGGCGGGCTGCCCGACGGCCTGTCGTTCGACGCCTCGACCGGCGAGGTGACCGGCACGCCGAGCGGGGCGGGCACGACCGAGACGCCGATGACGGCGACGAACGTGCTCGGCTCCGCGAACGCGACGTTCTCGGTCACCGTGCACCCGGCCGTGGCGATCACCACGACCGGGCTGCCCGACGGCACCGCGACGCTGCCGTACGACGCGCTCGCCGAGGCCGGCGGCGGGCTCGCCCCGTTCAGCTGGTCGGCCGACGGACTGCCCGACGGACTCGTGCTCGACGCGTCGACCGGCGCGATCACCGGCTCGACGACGATGGAGGGCACGACCGAGGTCGTGCTGCACGTCACCGACGCGCTCGGGGGCACCGACTCGGTCGCGCTCGACCTCGTCCTCGCCCCGAAGCCGCGACCCGATCTCGAGGTCGGGCTCTCGGTCGGCCGCCTCGTCACCGGGCAGACGGCGCGGTACGCCGTCGCCGTGGAGAACGCGGGCAACGCCGTGGCCGAGGCGCCCGTCGTCGTCAGGACGACCCTCGACCCGGGGCTCCGGTTCATC
- a CDS encoding LuxR C-terminal-related transcriptional regulator: MPRLTGDAAATLFVTTATASGRAFDAEADAADIATLCELLECWPPAIELAAHRTVALSLPDLISALRDRPMAEVLDVRGRAPGRSTVHASVADALADLSETELGLAERLAGFVDWCTLAELSDAVPADFIGDLPALVDRDLVDVDRAAPETLFRLRRPHRELLEERGAGVGAAHLGALRACARDATSALAIGLADDASAEHWHAVLARRERDLRAAAWRLAGDDAGAAAVADSATGAGELALALSMHGAEYGGLNADGGLLDQVVAGMDWDAIGATGVPARLLLLLEAYRLRRRFEAVDPGTDADAIADALRALVDAATELGDVDVSLECLSQSVGSARTIGHFDQARGHAEQAIALATRNGRPIALAHFELLAAMIAHVEGRYDEAGRLAARAYSVARRHDLLLPAVQSALMFHQLPAGTAHVPAIRPSVQDIALLVDRLPRRRSLLGPAYGVAAQCLLEHDPATAARTTAAGMRAAVEIGLPAGLGIGVMTTVVIAAASGEPHLAARLHGAIADHAELVRRAIIGANRALYDATIEQVRAALGDEAFDRACGEGAAWSWARIAKESLDFTDATANPQPPEQSVLTPRQLEILMLLAAGMSNKEISERLVVAPKTTMHHTSNIYRRLGVRGRGEAVAWGRRSGLI; this comes from the coding sequence ATGCCTCGACTGACCGGCGACGCCGCGGCGACGCTCTTCGTCACGACTGCGACCGCGAGCGGTCGCGCGTTCGACGCCGAGGCCGACGCCGCCGACATCGCCACGCTGTGCGAGCTGCTCGAGTGCTGGCCTCCCGCGATCGAGCTCGCCGCCCACCGCACGGTCGCACTGTCGCTGCCCGACCTCATCAGCGCCCTGCGCGACCGCCCGATGGCCGAGGTGCTCGACGTGCGCGGGCGAGCTCCCGGCCGCTCAACCGTCCACGCCAGCGTCGCCGACGCGCTCGCCGACCTGAGCGAGACCGAGCTCGGCCTCGCCGAGCGCCTGGCCGGCTTCGTCGACTGGTGCACGCTCGCCGAGCTCTCCGACGCCGTCCCCGCCGATTTCATCGGCGACCTCCCGGCACTCGTCGATCGTGACCTCGTCGACGTCGACCGGGCGGCGCCCGAGACCCTCTTCCGCCTGCGCCGACCGCACCGCGAGCTGCTCGAGGAACGCGGTGCCGGCGTCGGCGCGGCGCATCTCGGCGCGCTGCGCGCCTGCGCTCGCGATGCGACCTCCGCCCTCGCGATCGGTCTCGCCGACGACGCGTCCGCCGAGCACTGGCACGCGGTCCTCGCGCGTCGTGAGCGCGATCTCCGGGCGGCCGCCTGGCGACTCGCGGGCGACGACGCCGGTGCGGCGGCCGTGGCCGACTCGGCGACGGGCGCGGGCGAGTTGGCGCTCGCCCTGTCGATGCACGGTGCCGAGTACGGCGGTCTCAACGCCGACGGCGGACTGCTCGATCAGGTGGTCGCGGGCATGGACTGGGACGCGATCGGCGCCACAGGCGTTCCCGCGCGACTGCTGCTGCTCCTCGAGGCGTATCGCCTGCGTCGCCGCTTCGAGGCCGTCGATCCCGGAACCGACGCCGACGCGATCGCCGACGCCCTGCGCGCCCTCGTCGATGCCGCGACCGAGCTGGGCGATGTCGACGTCAGCCTCGAATGCCTGTCGCAGTCGGTCGGCTCGGCGAGGACGATCGGGCATTTCGACCAGGCCCGCGGGCACGCCGAGCAGGCGATCGCGCTCGCAACTCGAAACGGTCGTCCGATCGCACTCGCCCACTTCGAGCTTCTCGCCGCGATGATCGCCCACGTCGAGGGCCGCTACGACGAGGCGGGGCGGCTCGCCGCTCGCGCGTACAGCGTTGCGCGGCGCCACGACCTGCTGCTGCCGGCCGTCCAGTCGGCGCTCATGTTCCATCAGCTGCCGGCCGGCACCGCGCACGTCCCGGCGATCCGGCCCTCCGTGCAGGACATCGCGCTCCTCGTCGACCGGTTGCCGCGCCGTCGATCGCTGCTCGGCCCCGCCTACGGCGTCGCGGCGCAGTGCCTCCTCGAGCACGATCCGGCGACGGCTGCGCGGACCACCGCCGCGGGGATGCGCGCCGCCGTGGAGATCGGGCTGCCCGCGGGCCTCGGCATCGGCGTCATGACGACGGTCGTCATCGCGGCCGCGAGCGGCGAACCGCACCTCGCCGCCCGGCTGCACGGGGCGATCGCCGACCACGCCGAGCTCGTACGTCGCGCGATCATCGGTGCCAACCGCGCCCTCTACGACGCCACCATCGAACAGGTGCGCGCCGCGCTCGGCGACGAGGCGTTCGACCGCGCCTGCGGCGAAGGAGCGGCGTGGAGCTGGGCGCGCATCGCGAAGGAGTCCCTGGACTTCACCGACGCGACGGCGAATCCGCAGCCCCCCGAGCAGAGCGTGCTCACCCCTCGACAGCTCGAGATCCTCATGCTGCTCGCCGCCGGCATGAGCAACAAGGAGATCTCCGAGCGGCTCGTCGTCGCACCGAAGACGACGATGCACCACACCTCGAACATCTACCGCCGCCTCGGCGTACGCGGTCGCGGCGAGGCCGTCGCGTGGGGCCGCCGGTCCGGGCTCATCTGA
- a CDS encoding IclR family transcriptional regulator has protein sequence MTTSKVPAADQTLAILAHLAGQRGPVPAATIAQALELPRSTVYHLLAVMQERGFVVHLPEERRYGLGIAAFELSSGFSRQQPLARLGGPLVASLVDRIGESGHLAVLHGRDVLYLVEERAPRRPSLVTDVGVRLPAHLTATGRAMLAALPPAQLRALYPDRAAFAWRGDPEASGRWRYSLLKQVLHGVREAGFAGEDGEVTEGLASVGVAVLDHVGWPAAAIAVTYRADSDAAARADEITSAVRAAAGELSRRIGAVR, from the coding sequence ATGACGACATCGAAGGTGCCCGCCGCCGACCAGACCCTCGCGATCCTCGCCCATCTCGCCGGGCAGCGCGGGCCCGTGCCGGCCGCGACGATCGCGCAGGCGCTCGAACTGCCCCGTTCGACCGTCTACCACCTGCTCGCGGTCATGCAGGAGCGCGGCTTCGTCGTGCACCTGCCCGAGGAGCGGCGCTACGGCCTCGGCATCGCGGCGTTCGAGCTCTCGAGCGGGTTCAGCCGGCAGCAGCCGCTCGCCCGGCTGGGCGGTCCGCTCGTCGCCTCGCTCGTCGACCGCATCGGCGAGAGCGGGCACCTCGCCGTGCTGCACGGCCGCGACGTGCTCTACCTCGTCGAGGAGCGCGCCCCCCGGCGGCCGTCGCTCGTGACCGACGTCGGCGTGCGGCTGCCCGCGCACCTCACCGCGACCGGCCGCGCGATGCTCGCCGCCCTGCCGCCCGCGCAGCTGCGTGCGCTCTACCCCGACCGGGCCGCGTTCGCGTGGCGCGGCGACCCCGAGGCATCCGGCCGGTGGCGGTACTCGCTGCTCAAGCAGGTGCTGCACGGCGTGCGCGAGGCCGGTTTCGCCGGCGAGGACGGCGAGGTCACCGAGGGCCTCGCCTCGGTGGGCGTGGCCGTGCTCGACCACGTCGGCTGGCCGGCGGCCGCGATCGCGGTCACCTATCGGGCCGACTCGGATGCCGCGGCACGGGCCGACGAGATCACGAGCGCCGTCCGTGCCGCCGCGGGGGAGTTGTCGCGCCGCATCGGCGCCGTACGCTGA
- the hutH gene encoding histidine ammonia-lyase: MTNATSTPTAVTVGIAGLSIDDVVAVARHGAPVVLDPAALDEVAASREIIDGLAADPNPHYGISTGFGALATTFIAEDRRAQLQASLVRSHAAGSGAEVEREVVRALMLLRLSTLMTGRTGVRRETAETYAAILNAGITPVVREYGSLGCSGDLAPLAHCALVAMGEGDVRDATGQATDAASALAAAGITPLHLGEKEGLALINGTDGMLGMLALAITDLQMLLTTADISASMSVEGLMGTDAVFAADLQALRPQRGQAISAGNFRKLLADSPIIHSHKGPEDGRVQDAYSLRCAPIVHGAARDTVAHAISVAEAELASAVDNPVLTKDGRVESNGNFHGAPVAYVLDFLAIAAADVASMSERRTDRFLDRARNQGLPPFLAHEVGVDSGLMIAQYTAAGIVSEMKRLAVPSSVDSIPSSAMQEDHVSMGWAAARKLRRAVDGLSRVLAIEVLTAARGLALRAPLEPGAPTGAVVALTESLGAGPGPDRFLSPEIEAVAAAVASGRVAAEAASVAGRLD, translated from the coding sequence ATGACCAACGCGACTTCGACCCCCACCGCCGTCACCGTGGGCATCGCCGGCCTGAGCATCGACGACGTCGTCGCGGTCGCTCGCCACGGCGCGCCCGTCGTGCTCGACCCCGCCGCCCTCGACGAGGTCGCCGCGAGCCGCGAGATCATCGACGGCCTCGCCGCCGACCCGAACCCGCACTACGGCATCTCGACGGGCTTCGGCGCGCTCGCCACGACCTTCATCGCGGAGGACCGCCGCGCCCAGCTGCAGGCGAGCCTCGTGCGCTCGCACGCCGCCGGCTCGGGCGCCGAGGTCGAGCGCGAGGTCGTGCGCGCCCTCATGCTGCTGCGCCTCTCGACCCTCATGACCGGCCGCACGGGCGTGCGCCGTGAGACCGCCGAGACCTACGCCGCGATCCTCAACGCCGGCATCACCCCCGTCGTGCGCGAGTACGGCTCGCTCGGCTGCTCGGGCGACCTCGCACCGCTCGCCCACTGCGCGCTCGTCGCCATGGGCGAGGGCGACGTGCGCGACGCGACGGGCCAGGCGACGGATGCCGCCTCGGCGCTCGCGGCGGCCGGCATCACGCCCCTCCACCTGGGTGAGAAGGAGGGCCTCGCCCTCATCAACGGCACCGACGGCATGCTCGGCATGCTCGCGCTCGCGATCACCGACCTCCAGATGCTGCTCACGACCGCCGACATCTCGGCGTCGATGAGCGTCGAGGGCCTCATGGGAACCGACGCCGTGTTCGCGGCCGACCTGCAGGCGCTGCGTCCGCAGCGCGGCCAGGCGATCTCGGCGGGCAACTTCCGCAAGCTGCTCGCCGACTCGCCGATCATCCACTCGCACAAGGGCCCCGAAGACGGCCGGGTGCAGGACGCCTACTCGCTGCGCTGCGCGCCGATCGTGCACGGCGCCGCCCGCGACACGGTCGCCCACGCGATCTCCGTCGCCGAGGCCGAGCTCGCGAGCGCCGTCGACAACCCCGTGCTCACGAAGGACGGCCGGGTCGAGTCGAACGGCAACTTCCACGGCGCCCCGGTCGCCTACGTGCTCGACTTCCTCGCGATCGCGGCTGCCGACGTCGCATCCATGTCGGAGCGGCGCACCGACCGCTTCCTCGACCGGGCCCGCAACCAGGGCCTGCCGCCCTTCCTCGCGCACGAGGTCGGCGTCGACTCGGGCCTCATGATCGCGCAGTACACCGCCGCGGGCATCGTCTCCGAGATGAAGCGCCTCGCGGTGCCGTCGTCGGTCGACTCGATCCCCTCGTCGGCCATGCAGGAGGACCACGTGTCGATGGGCTGGGCCGCCGCCCGCAAGCTGCGCCGCGCCGTCGACGGCCTCTCGCGCGTGCTCGCCATCGAGGTGCTCACGGCCGCCCGCGGTCTCGCGCTTCGCGCCCCGCTCGAGCCCGGCGCCCCGACCGGTGCGGTCGTCGCACTCACCGAGTCGCTCGGCGCGGGCCCCGGTCCCGACCGCTTCCTGTCGCCCGAGATCGAGGCCGTCGCCGCCGCGGTCGCGAGCGGCCGCGTCGCGGCCGAGGCGGCGTCGGTCGCCGGTCGGCTCGACTGA